A part of Perognathus longimembris pacificus isolate PPM17 chromosome 16, ASM2315922v1, whole genome shotgun sequence genomic DNA contains:
- the LOC125364598 gene encoding pleiotropic regulator 1-like — translation MVEEVQKHSVHTLVFRSLKRTHDMFVADNGKPVPLDEESHKQKMAIKLHDEYGPVLHMPTSKESLKEEGAQNATDSYAHKQYSANQEQEVEYLVTGTRPYPPGPGVSLTADTKIQTMPSESTARSLAVALPSSQTRVHGKGTAPGASDRSQTTVMNSMFMESGRAKNSALMSTKAPTMPKPQWHPPWKLYRVISGHLGWVRCIAVEPGNQWFVTGSADRTIKIWDLASGKLKLSLTGHIGTVRGVIVSTRSPYLFSCGEDKQVKCWDLEYNKVVRHYHGHLSAVYGLDLHPTIDVLGTCSRDSTARIWDVRTKASVHTLSGHTNAVATVRCQASEPQIITGSHDTTIRLWDLVAGKSRVTLTNHKKSVRAVVLHPRHYTFASGSPDNIKQWKFPNGSFMQNLSGHNGIINTLTVSSDGVLVSGADNGTMHLWDWRSGYNFQRIHAAVQPGSLDSESGIFACAFDQSESRLLTAEADKTIKVYREDETATEETHPVNWKPEITKRKCF, via the coding sequence ATGGTCGAGGAGGTTCAGAAGCATTCTGTGCACACACTTGTGTTCAGATCATTGAAGAGGACCCATGACATGTTTGTAGCTGATAATGGGAAACCTGTGCCTTTGGATGAAGAGAGTCACAAACAAAAAATGGCAATCAAACTCCATGATGAGTATGGTCCTGTGTTGCATATGCCTACTTCAAAAGAAAGCCTGAAAGAAGAGGGCGCTCAGAATGCCACAGATTCCTATGCACATAAGCAGTATTCTGCCAATCAAGAACAAGAAGTTGAATATTTGGTGACAGGTACACGTCCTTATCCACCAGGACCTGGGGTTTCTCTGACAGCCGACACTAAGATCCAGACAATGCCAAGTGAGTCCACTGCGCGGTCCTTAGCTGTGGCCTTGCCCTCTTCCCAGACCAGGGTTCATGGAAAGGGCACTGCACCTGGGGCTTCTGACCGTTCACAGACTACGGTGATGAATTCAATGTTTATGGAGTCTGGCAGAGCCAAGAACTCAGCACTGATGTCTACAAAAGCCCCTACGATGCCCAAGCCTCAGTGGCACCCACCATGGAAACTCTACAGGGTTATCAGTGGGCATCTTGGCTGGGTTCGATGCATTGCGGTGGAACCTGGGAATCAGTGGTTTGTTACTGGATCTGCTGACAGAACTATAAAGATCTGGGACTTGGCTAGTGGCAAACTGAAGCTGTCATTGACAGGGCACATCGGCACAGTGCGGGGTGTGATAGTGAGCACGCGCAGCCCTTACCTGTTCTCTTGTGGAGAAGACAAGCAGGTCAAATGCTGGGACCTCGAATATAATAAGGTCGTCCGGCACTACCACGGGCACCTGAGTGCAGTGTATGGCTTGGATTTGCACCCAACAATTGATGTGCTGGGAACCTGTAGTCGAGATTCAACGGCTCGGATTTGGGATGTGAGAACAAAGGCCAGTGTACACACATTATCTGGTCATACAAATGCAGTGGCCACCGTGAGGTGTCAGGCCTCAGAGCCCCAGATTATTACCGGAAGCCATGACACCACAATACGACTGTGGGATCTGGTGGCTGGAAAGTCAAGAGTGACCTTAACAAACCATAAGAAGTCAGTGCGGGCTGTGGTTTTACACCCACGACATTACACATTTGCATCTGGTTCTCCAGATAACATAAAGCAGTGGAAATTCCCCAATGGAAGTTTCATGCAAAATCTTTCTGGTCATAATGGCATTATTAACACATTGACAGTAAGTTCCGATGGAGTGCTTGTGTCCGGAGCTGACAACGGCACCATGCATCTTTGGGATTGGAGATCGGGCTACAATTTCCAGAGAATCCATGCGGCCGTGCAGCCTGGCTCATTGGACAGCGAGTCAGGAATCTTTGCTTGTGCTTTTGACCAGTCAGAAAGTCGGTTACTGACAGCGGAAGCAGATAAAACCATTAAAGTGTACAGAGAGGATGAAACGGCGACAGAAGAAACTCATCCAGTCaactggaaaccagagattacCAAGCGAAAGTGTTTTTAG